A window of the Pseudomonas gozinkensis genome harbors these coding sequences:
- a CDS encoding 6,7-dimethyl-8-ribityllumazine synthase, with product MQPTAIDSKSKHTHGERVAFIQACWHKEIVDQSRKGFLAEMIAQGYQESDIDFFEVGGAFEMPLHAKLLAKTGRYAGIVAAALVVDGGIYRHEFVAQSVVSGLMQVQLETEVPVFSVSLTPHHFHAGEEHQKFFFEHFVHKGQEAAKTCADTLQKVRALRRTEPRAVAV from the coding sequence ATGCAACCCACCGCTATCGACAGCAAAAGCAAACACACTCACGGCGAGCGCGTCGCGTTCATCCAGGCCTGCTGGCACAAGGAAATCGTCGACCAGAGCCGTAAAGGCTTCCTCGCCGAAATGATCGCCCAGGGTTATCAGGAATCGGACATCGATTTCTTCGAAGTCGGCGGCGCCTTTGAAATGCCTCTGCACGCCAAGCTGCTGGCCAAGACCGGTCGTTATGCCGGTATCGTTGCCGCCGCCCTGGTGGTGGACGGCGGAATCTACCGTCACGAGTTCGTCGCCCAGTCGGTGGTCAGCGGCCTGATGCAGGTTCAGCTGGAAACCGAAGTGCCGGTGTTCTCGGTGTCGCTGACCCCGCACCACTTCCATGCCGGCGAAGAACACCAGAAGTTCTTCTTCGAGCATTTCGTGCACAAGGGTCAGGAAGCGGCGAAGACCTGCGCCGATACATTGCAGAAGGTGCGTGCGTTGCGCCGTACCGAGCCGCGTGCTGTAGCGGTCTAA
- the astE gene encoding succinylglutamate desuccinylase: MLALGKLLELTLAGREPAEKTQLTVEGVRMRWLSEGALEVRPPEARDNGLDLLLSAGIHGNETAPIELLDRLLHDIARGDLKPRARILFLFGNPEAIRKGERFVEQDVNRLFNGRHEQSSGSEALRACELERLAASFFSLPDRQRLHYDLHTAIRGSKIEQFALYPWKEGRQHSRLELARLRAAGMEAVLLQNKPSIVFSSYTYDKLGAEAFTLELGKARPFGQNAGVNVSLLETRLKQIIEGTEPEMAEQGLDGLQLFSVAREVIKHSDAFRLNLPADIENFSELDVGYVLAEDLANTRWIIEEQGARIIFPNPKVKNGLRAGILIVPTTDENLA; this comes from the coding sequence ATGCTCGCCCTCGGCAAACTGCTTGAACTGACCCTCGCCGGCCGCGAACCGGCGGAGAAGACTCAACTGACTGTCGAAGGCGTGCGCATGCGCTGGTTGAGCGAGGGTGCGCTGGAAGTCCGGCCACCCGAAGCGCGCGACAATGGCCTGGACCTGCTGCTGTCGGCAGGCATCCACGGCAACGAAACGGCACCGATCGAATTGCTCGACCGGTTGCTGCATGACATCGCTCGCGGCGACTTGAAGCCGCGCGCACGCATTCTGTTCCTGTTCGGTAACCCGGAAGCGATTCGCAAGGGCGAGCGTTTCGTCGAGCAGGACGTCAATCGGCTGTTCAACGGCCGTCACGAACAAAGCAGCGGTTCCGAAGCCCTGCGCGCCTGCGAGCTGGAACGTCTGGCCGCGAGTTTCTTCAGCCTTCCTGACCGTCAGCGCCTGCACTACGACCTGCACACCGCGATTCGCGGTTCGAAGATCGAGCAGTTCGCCCTGTATCCGTGGAAGGAAGGTCGCCAGCATTCCCGTCTTGAGCTGGCCCGCCTGCGCGCCGCCGGTATGGAGGCGGTGCTGTTGCAGAACAAGCCATCGATCGTGTTCAGCTCCTATACCTACGACAAGCTGGGCGCCGAGGCCTTCACGCTTGAACTGGGCAAGGCGCGACCATTCGGGCAGAACGCCGGGGTCAACGTGTCACTGCTGGAAACCCGTCTGAAACAGATTATCGAAGGCACTGAGCCTGAGATGGCCGAGCAAGGGCTGGACGGTCTGCAACTGTTCAGCGTGGCGCGGGAAGTCATCAAGCACAGCGATGCGTTCCGCCTGAACCTGCCAGCGGACATCGAAAACTTTTCGGAACTGGATGTGGGTTATGTGCTGGCCGAAGACCTGGCCAATACCCGCTGGATCATCGAAGAGCAGGGCGCGCGGATTATCTTCCCCAACCCCAAGGTCAAGAACGGCCTGCGGGCGGGCATTCTGATTGTGCCGACCACTGACGAAAATCTTGCCTGA